DNA from Ignavibacteria bacterium:
TATGATGGGCGGCTACTGGGCTTACGGAGTTCTCGGCTGGGGAGGTTACTGGGCATGGGACCCTGTAGAAAATTCTTCTTTCATTCCATGGCTTATTACTGTTGCAGCAGTTCATACAATGGTTGCACAAAAAAGAACAGGCGGCTTTAAGAAGACAAATTTAATTTTATGCATTCTTGCCTTCCTGCTCGTTTTATATTCTACGTTCTTAACAAGAAGCGGTATTCTCGGTGATTCTTCTGTTCATTCATTTGTTGATCCGGGATTTGAAGTTTATATAACTCTTTTAGTCTTCATCGGTTTATTTCTTATCATTTCTGTCGTTGCAATTATATACAGATTAAAGGAATTAAAATCTTTAAGTCTTAATCAGAACAAGCTTTTAACGAGAGAGTCGGCTCTTTTTGTCGGTGCAATTACACTTTGTGCAGCTGCAACTGTCATATTCGCAGGCACCAGCTGGCCTATTTTTTCTAAAGGTTCCGTTGATGGCGCATTTTATAATAAAATGAATCTACCGCTGGCAATAATGATTGCTTTGATTAATGGAATCAGCTTGCTTTTAAAATGGAAAACATCAGACGATAAAAATTTTTTTAAGGGTTTGATTTTTCCTTTATCGTTATCTGTTGTTATTACTGTAGTATTAGTATTCATTGGTGTGCAGGATTTTCTCATCGCTTTATTTGCCTGTTCGGCATTATTTGCATTCTTTATAAACGCTCAGATTATAGCAAGAATTTTTAAAAAGAACTGGTCGCTTGCAGGAGCTTATATTGCGCACATCGGTATTGCTCTTGTATTTCTTGGTATCATTGCTTCAGCCAGATACAGTGAAGAAGAAAATATATCGCTTGAGCTTAACAAACCTAAAGAAGCATTCGGGTATACGTTAACATATATCGGCGCTTCTCCTTTTGAAGACCCCGATAATAAAACTGATGTAAAATATCATTTTAATGTGCTTGTTGAAAAAGACGGAAAAGAAATGGTCTTAAAGCCGATAATGTATTTCAGCCAATTCTCTGATGGTGTTATGAAGAATCCTGATATTGCAAATTTTTATACCAAAGACCTGTATTTATCACCGATGGGACTTGAAGTGCCCGAACAATTTAGCCAGGAAGAGCTTCATGACATCAAGAAAGGCGGGGAGTTAAAAATGGGGGACTTAACAATCAACTTTATAGATTTTGATTTTGGAAATACTCAAAAGGGCGGAAAAGAAATGCAAGAAGGTAATTTTACTGTGGGAGCTATGATGAAAGTTTCTGACAGTAAATATACCGAAAATTTGTCTCCTAAAATTGTATATAAAGAAGGGAATCCTGAATATGAACCCGCCATAATAACAGGCAACGATAATTATATATTCTATTTTACAAAAATGAATGTTCCGCAGGGAGAAGAAGAAGCCTCAGCAACAATTGCGGTAGTGGATAAAAGAAATGTGAACAATGAAAACCAAACTGCAGATGAAACACTTGTTGTAACTGCCTCAATAAAGCCGTTTATAAATGTCTTATGGATTGGAACAGTAGTTTTAGTTTTAGGATTTATGGTTTCAATAATCAGGAGAAGAAAAGAGTTATATTCTAAATAAAGTTTCATAACAAACACCTCTAACAATAAACATCTCTAATTGGTTAATTAGTTTTAAAAATAATTAATCTGCAATTTCTTTTATCCGTGCTAATTATAAAAAATTTCTTCATTCAGATATTCGGTTCCGTTGGTTCTCCAATAAATTACAACTTTCCAAAGTCCCGACGAAAAATTATTTAAACTGATTATTTGTTCCTTTTCGTTTTCCTTTAACAGAAAGATTTTATCTTCTGAATCATCCGATGGTCTGTAAAATGTAACCTCGCCTGATTTCGGAATGGCATCCGAAGGAAAACTAATGTGCAAATCAGAATTTATTTTTGTTATCATTATACTCTCCTTTAAGGACTGTGTCCTTTTCTTTTTATCGATTTGTTCCTGATATTTAAGTTCTTTTTCATAATAATTATCAGTTACCAAATCAATGTTTTGTCTCATTGATATGAAGACAAGTGAAGCAATTCCTAAAATGAAAATTGCGTAAACAAGAATTATTTTTTTACCCCAATTCATTCGCTTTTCCTTTTACTTACGGGTGCCATAAACGATGTCTCAATGTTATCAATTACTTTTCCATTGCTTAAAACACCAATTTCTAATAACTCCGTTGAAGATTTAATGTCACTTTTATTTTTAATGAGTAATAATTTGAAATCTTTATGTTCTTGCTGCGGTATTACTAAATTATCGGATAATAATTTCATTTCAACATCCGGATTGTCAATTCTAAATTCAACCGGAATATCATTAAACGACTTATTATAAATCTTCACATCATACACATTGCTGATTTTATTATCCGGCTGCTCTTGAAAAAACATTCCGGGTGTTCGCAGAATCAGAACATCGAGTTCTTCCCGGTTTAAAAGCAGAAATGTGAACACGCCGATTAATAAAACTAAAACAGTTGTATAACCAATCATTCTCGCGGTAAATTTGAATGATGATTTGTCCTTAAGCTGGTTTGCTGACGCATATCTAATTAAATCTCTTTCAAAGCCAACTTTATTCATAATTGAATTACACGCATCTATGCAAGCAGTACAGTTCACGCATTCAAGCTGTGTTCCGTTACGAATATCTATTCCCGTAGGACAAACATCAACACATTGATGGCAATCGATGCAATCTCCTTTATCACGAGTCTCATTTCTTTTCATATGACCGCGTGGTTCACCGCGTACATAATCATATGCAATAACAATTGAATTTGGGTCAAGCAATACTCCCTGCAATCTGCCATAGGGACATGCAAGAATACAAACTTGTTCTCTTATAAAAGAAAAAACAGCAAAAAAAGCCAGAGAGAACATTATTATGGCAATTAATCCCGAAATATGATTTGAAGGATTATCTGTCACTATTTTAATAAGTTCATCCGTACCTATTACATATGACAAAAATGTATTTGCGATAATAAATGAGATTGCAAAAAAGATTGAATATTTAAAAACTCTTTTAAATGTTTTATTAAAACCCCAATTCTTTTTTGCAAGGGCACGCTGCTGATTTGCATCACCGTCAATCAGGTATTCAATTTTCCTGAAAAGCATTTCGAGAAAAATCGTCTGAGGGCAAATCCAGCCGCAGAAAAATCGTCCATATATAATAGTGAACAAAATTAGAAACACGATTGAAACAATTGCAAAAACCACGATGAGATAAAAATCCTGCGGACCGAAGGGCTGACCGAATATTATAAATTTCCTCTCTATGATATTTAGCAAAACAAAAGGGTGCCCCTCAATTTTTATCCACGGCAGTCCGAATAAAACAGCAAATAACAGCCAGCTTACATAAGTGCGGGCTTTATAGAAATTCCCCTTCGGCTTTTTAGGATAAATCCATTTGCGTTTTCCTTTTTCGCCTATTATGGAAAGCTTATCACGGAATTCAATATTTGTTACAGCTGTCTGCAATTATTTATTTACTTTTTAGTGAATCTTTTTTTAATGAATCAGTTTTAATTTCAGTTGAATCAATATACAAAATCCCTTCCGCCTGTTTGCCGTTCGGTGGGTTACTTCCTTTGAGCGATAAAATATAACTTGCAACCGCCTGAATTTGCTTTGGACTCAACTGGGTTTTCCAGCTAATCATTCCTTTTTCAGGAACTCCAACGGAAATAGTTTTAAATACATTTCCGATACTTCCACCGTGAATCCAATATTCATCAGTGAAATTCGGTCCTATCAAACCTTCGCCTTTAGAACCATGACAGATTACGCAATTAGAGAAATAGATTGTTTTTCCCCGTTCCAATGTTGCATCATCTTTCATATATTGAGCCGTTTCCTCATTAATAAAAGCGCCGGATTTAATTAATTCATCCCTCTCCATCTGTGCAACTTTCATTTCACTGCTATACTCCTGTGAAGATAGATCTCCCGTTCCAAAAACGTGATAATGCAGAATGTAAAAAACCGAGAACAGGAGAGAAAAAATAAAAATATAATTAAGAAGAGGGGGTAAATTATTATCAAGCTCTTTTATCCCGTCATATTCATGTTCCAATTGGGGATCGTTTTCCTGAACCGGCTTCAAAGAATAAAATATACCGCCCCAGTTAATTTTAAACTTTTTTTCTTTTTTTACTTTTACTTTCGGTTCATCATCAGAGAACATCAGAGCAAAAAATATCCACGCAATAATAATCCCCAAAACTCCAAGCATTATATACGGGATTTTTTCAGACATATCCGGCTCTGCAGTCTGAGCAAACGTATTATTTACGAAAAGAAGAAATTCTGCAAAGAGACTATAAATAAAAAATTTCTTTTTCATTTTATTATTCAAGTTCTGTTTGATTTTGTTTTAAAGTTTCAGTGTCATCAAGAGGCAATAAACTCATTTTGTTCAGATACGGCTTCTTTACTTTTATTATCCACACAATCATTATCGAGAAAAAAACAAAAAAAACAACAAGAGAAAAAATTCCATATACATCAACACCTTCAGTTCCTGATAAAATATTCTTAAACATTATTTTACTGTTTGATTTTTTTGATTAACTTTTATGTCAGTGCCTAATCTTTGTAAATATGCAATGAGCGCGATTATTTCTTTATTGCTTTCCGCAGGTGCGCCGTTTCTTATTAAGTTTGCTGTAATAGAATCCGCCTGAATCATCAATTCCTCATTTGCAATTTTTTCAAACCCTTCAGGATATGGCACACCAACTTTTCTCAGGGAATTTATTTTGGTCTCAGTTGACGAAAGATTTAAATCTTGAGAAAAAAGCCACGGATATTTCGGCATAATAGAACCCGGCGACATTGTAATCGGGTCAAGCATGTGATTGAAATGCCATAGGTCAGGATACTTCCCTCCTTCTCTTGCAAGGTCCGGTCCTGTTCTTTTTGACCCCCACAAAAATGGATGGTCATAAACAAATTCTCCGGCTTTGGAATATTCACCGTATCTTTCAGTTTCTGACCTGAACGGTCTTATCATTTGCGAGTGACAGCTGACACATCCTTCCCGTATGTATATGTCTCTTCCCTGAAGTTCAAGCGGTGTTAAGGGCTTCACACTTGAAATTGTCGGCACATTTGATTTGATTAAATATGTCGGAATAATTTCTGCCAATCCGCCAATTAATATAACAACCGTTGCAAGTATTGCAAACTGCGTCGGTTTGCTTTCGAGCCATCTATGTTTCTTTTCTTTTTGACGCTCGTTTTTTAAAGTCTCATCCATCAAATTCATCTGGTGGGCTTCTGCAGGTTCATTTGCAACCAGCTCTCCGGCTTTCGCTGTTTTGTATAAATTATAAACCCCGATTAATACTCCCGTCAGATAAAGCGCTCCGCCGATTCCTCTTATTGCATACATTGGTATTATCTGCAAAACGGTTTCAAGGAAGTTCGGATATCTTAGAACGCCTTCGGGAGTAAATTCTTTCCACATTAATGATTGAGTTAATCCCGACCAATACATTGCAACCGCATAAAAAACTATTCCAAGAGTCCCGAGCCAGAAATGTGTATTGGCAAGTTTATTTGAATACAACTTTGTGTTATACATTTTCGGAACAAGCCAGTATAAAATTCCGAAAATTAAAAATCCGTTCCAACCAAGCGCTCCGACATGAACGTGAGCAACAATCCAATCTGTGAAATGTGCAATTGCATTTACATTTTTCAATGAGAGCATGGGACCTTCAAATGTTGCCATACCGTAACACGTAACTGCAACTACCATAAATTTTAATACAGGTTCTTCACGGACTTTATCCCATGCACCTCTTAAAGTAAGAAGCCCGTTAAACATTCCGCCCCAAGACGGAGCAATTAACATAATTGAGAAAACCGTTCCCAGTGACTGAGCCCAGTCAGGAAGAGCAGTGTATAAAAGATGGTGGGGTCCTGCCCATATATAAATAAAAATCAGTGACCAAAAGTGAACAATTGATAAACGATAAGAATAAATAGGACGATTGGCGGCTTTGGGTAAGAAGTAATACATCAATCCAAGAAAAGGAGTAGTAAGAAAGAATGCAACTGCATTATGACCATACCACCATTGGACAAGCGCATCCTGAACACCTGCATATACAGGGTAACTTTTAAATAATCCCGCAGGAATTTCAATTGAGTTCACAATATGAAGAACTGCAACCGTAACAACCGTAGCAATGTAAAACCATATTGCAACATACATATGCTTTTCACGGCGCTTAATAATGGTGCCGAACATATTAATTGCAAAAATCACCCATACGACTGCAATTAAAATATCAATGGGCCACTCAAGCTCAGCATATTCTTTGGAAGTTGTTAAGCCAAGAGGCAGTGTAATCGCAGCTAAAACAATTATTAACTGCCATCCCCAGAAATGCAGCTTACTTAAAGTGTCGCTGAACATTCTTGCTTTGCACAGTCTTTGTAAAGAATAATAAAGTCCCATAAAGATTGCATTACCTACAAATGCGAAAATCACGGCATTTGTATGAAGCGGTCGCAATCTTCCGAATGTCGTATATTGACTGCCCATGTTCATATCAGGTGTTACCAGCTGAAATGCAATGATAAGTCCGACTGTCATTCCAACAACGCCCCATATTAAAGTTGCAATTGCAAAATTTCTTACGATTTTATTATCGTAAAAGAATTTTTCCTTTTCCATTAACATTAAACCGAAGTCTCCTTCTTATTATATAGTTTTTTATTTAACTCTTCTTCTGAACTATCTTCAAACAGCATTCTTACTGACGGAGTATATCTGTCATTATATTGTCCGCTTTTAACCGACCATATGAATGCAATTAAAAACCCTGCGGCTACCAAAACGCTGAAAAATATTAATACAAAAATTACACTCATCAGATAAGCTTGTATTTTTTTGCAAAAAAGTTAGTTGATAAAGTTGCAAATAATACTACCGATATTGAGCTGACAGGCATCAATATTGCCGCTACAAGCGGGGACAGCTGTCCGCTGATTGCGAAATACATACCTGCTGCATTGTAAAGCAATGAAAACGTGAAAGCCATTTTGAGGATTGTTAAATTCTTTTTTGCAAAGCTGAGAATTGCCGGAAGCTTTTGTAATTTTTCCGATTCAAGGATGCCGTCACATGAGGGAGAAAAGCTATTTATGTTATCAACAACTGAAATACCGACATTGCTTTGTTTTAATGCGCCTGCATCATTCAATCCGTCGCCAATCATAAGGCATTTTATGTCTTTTGACTGCATTTCTTTTATGTAGTTTAGTTTATTTTGCGCAGATTGATTAAACAAAATGTCCGGTTCATGTCCAAATAATGTTTTCAGGTTTTGCTTCTCTGCATTGTTATCTCCTGAAAGCACAGCCAAACTGTAATTTGTTTTTAGCTCATCAATAACTTCAGGTAAATGATTTTTATACTTATTCTTAATTTCAAAATAGCCGAGTATTTCTGTGTTAATTGATAAAAAAACGTTTGAATTTTTATGTTTCTGTAAGTGCTCATAACCTTCGGTTTCATCGATTAAATCGGATATCTCAAGCT
Protein-coding regions in this window:
- the ccoN gene encoding cytochrome-c oxidase, cbb3-type subunit I, which codes for MEKEKFFYDNKIVRNFAIATLIWGVVGMTVGLIIAFQLVTPDMNMGSQYTTFGRLRPLHTNAVIFAFVGNAIFMGLYYSLQRLCKARMFSDTLSKLHFWGWQLIIVLAAITLPLGLTTSKEYAELEWPIDILIAVVWVIFAINMFGTIIKRREKHMYVAIWFYIATVVTVAVLHIVNSIEIPAGLFKSYPVYAGVQDALVQWWYGHNAVAFFLTTPFLGLMYYFLPKAANRPIYSYRLSIVHFWSLIFIYIWAGPHHLLYTALPDWAQSLGTVFSIMLIAPSWGGMFNGLLTLRGAWDKVREEPVLKFMVVAVTCYGMATFEGPMLSLKNVNAIAHFTDWIVAHVHVGALGWNGFLIFGILYWLVPKMYNTKLYSNKLANTHFWLGTLGIVFYAVAMYWSGLTQSLMWKEFTPEGVLRYPNFLETVLQIIPMYAIRGIGGALYLTGVLIGVYNLYKTAKAGELVANEPAEAHQMNLMDETLKNERQKEKKHRWLESKPTQFAILATVVILIGGLAEIIPTYLIKSNVPTISSVKPLTPLELQGRDIYIREGCVSCHSQMIRPFRSETERYGEYSKAGEFVYDHPFLWGSKRTGPDLAREGGKYPDLWHFNHMLDPITMSPGSIMPKYPWLFSQDLNLSSTETKINSLRKVGVPYPEGFEKIANEELMIQADSITANLIRNGAPAESNKEIIALIAYLQRLGTDIKVNQKNQTVK
- the ccoG gene encoding cytochrome c oxidase accessory protein CcoG, yielding MQTAVTNIEFRDKLSIIGEKGKRKWIYPKKPKGNFYKARTYVSWLLFAVLFGLPWIKIEGHPFVLLNIIERKFIIFGQPFGPQDFYLIVVFAIVSIVFLILFTIIYGRFFCGWICPQTIFLEMLFRKIEYLIDGDANQQRALAKKNWGFNKTFKRVFKYSIFFAISFIIANTFLSYVIGTDELIKIVTDNPSNHISGLIAIIMFSLAFFAVFSFIREQVCILACPYGRLQGVLLDPNSIVIAYDYVRGEPRGHMKRNETRDKGDCIDCHQCVDVCPTGIDIRNGTQLECVNCTACIDACNSIMNKVGFERDLIRYASANQLKDKSSFKFTARMIGYTTVLVLLIGVFTFLLLNREELDVLILRTPGMFFQEQPDNKISNVYDVKIYNKSFNDIPVEFRIDNPDVEMKLLSDNLVIPQQEHKDFKLLLIKNKSDIKSSTELLEIGVLSNGKVIDNIETSFMAPVSKRKSE
- a CDS encoding FixH family protein, which gives rise to MNWGKKIILVYAIFILGIASLVFISMRQNIDLVTDNYYEKELKYQEQIDKKKRTQSLKESIMITKINSDLHISFPSDAIPKSGEVTFYRPSDDSEDKIFLLKENEKEQIISLNNFSSGLWKVVIYWRTNGTEYLNEEIFYN
- a CDS encoding cbb3-type cytochrome c oxidase N-terminal domain-containing protein, which produces MKKKFFIYSLFAEFLLFVNNTFAQTAEPDMSEKIPYIMLGVLGIIIAWIFFALMFSDDEPKVKVKKEKKFKINWGGIFYSLKPVQENDPQLEHEYDGIKELDNNLPPLLNYIFIFSLLFSVFYILHYHVFGTGDLSSQEYSSEMKVAQMERDELIKSGAFINEETAQYMKDDATLERGKTIYFSNCVICHGSKGEGLIGPNFTDEYWIHGGSIGNVFKTISVGVPEKGMISWKTQLSPKQIQAVASYILSLKGSNPPNGKQAEGILYIDSTEIKTDSLKKDSLKSK
- the ccoS gene encoding cbb3-type cytochrome oxidase assembly protein CcoS: MSVIFVLIFFSVLVAAGFLIAFIWSVKSGQYNDRYTPSVRMLFEDSSEEELNKKLYNKKETSV
- a CDS encoding cytochrome c-type biogenesis CcmF C-terminal domain-containing protein, whose product is MIGKILIYSAFIASIISIFSFFKVHFGYNKYLRAGRTFFLITVTCIIFASALLMYLILTHQYQYAYIWEHSNGELQLPLLISTFYAGQEGSFMLWTFMTAVIGIILLNYVSKGNRLEPQVMFMYGLVLAFLAFILILKSPFLYIWDKWPGEVDIGFMPEQGKGLNPLLQNFWMSIHPPTLFLGFASLAVPFSFAIATLMKNKYNEWINYSMPWLLFSGGILGLGIMMGGYWAYGVLGWGGYWAWDPVENSSFIPWLITVAAVHTMVAQKRTGGFKKTNLILCILAFLLVLYSTFLTRSGILGDSSVHSFVDPGFEVYITLLVFIGLFLIISVVAIIYRLKELKSLSLNQNKLLTRESALFVGAITLCAAATVIFAGTSWPIFSKGSVDGAFYNKMNLPLAIMIALINGISLLLKWKTSDDKNFFKGLIFPLSLSVVITVVLVFIGVQDFLIALFACSALFAFFINAQIIARIFKKNWSLAGAYIAHIGIALVFLGIIASARYSEEENISLELNKPKEAFGYTLTYIGASPFEDPDNKTDVKYHFNVLVEKDGKEMVLKPIMYFSQFSDGVMKNPDIANFYTKDLYLSPMGLEVPEQFSQEELHDIKKGGELKMGDLTINFIDFDFGNTQKGGKEMQEGNFTVGAMMKVSDSKYTENLSPKIVYKEGNPEYEPAIITGNDNYIFYFTKMNVPQGEEEASATIAVVDKRNVNNENQTADETLVVTASIKPFINVLWIGTVVLVLGFMVSIIRRRKELYSK
- a CDS encoding CcoQ/FixQ family Cbb3-type cytochrome c oxidase assembly chaperone, translating into MFKNILSGTEGVDVYGIFSLVVFFVFFSIMIVWIIKVKKPYLNKMSLLPLDDTETLKQNQTELE